From a single Raphanus sativus cultivar WK10039 chromosome 3, ASM80110v3, whole genome shotgun sequence genomic region:
- the LOC108845559 gene encoding uncharacterized protein LOC108845559 — translation MAFQPNFDTTPPSYVAPRPWWSRPMMTIPPPSERKATGKECAAMWSPCCGGLFTVVVVFLIFLFIDKAHFHAKISLQSLAVSSATWQGDFLVKNPSSRYSIYYDGDGAAVRLASQNVAVLNITSQPVSKDHTAFSLFFVAEGNRSDIISGEFVVKLGAKHKRYVNYDKAGHFNIRCKNVARGRGRIICESSFTHFKLFSLLGEQNPNYGIRYID, via the coding sequence atggcTTTCCAGCCAAACTTCGACACAACGCCCCCGTCCTACGTCGCTCCTCGTCCGTGGTGGTCACGACCAATGATGACTATTCCCCCACCTAGTGAACGTAAAGCCACTGGCAAGGAATGTGCGGCTATGTGGTCACCCTGTTGCGGCGGCTTATTCACCGTTGTCGTCGTGTTCTTAATCTTTTTGTTCATCGACAAAGCTCACTTCCATGCCAAAATCTCCCTCCAGTCCCTCGCCGTCTCATCCGCAACGTGGCAAGGCGATTTTCTCGTGAAAAATCCGAGCTCGAGATATTCTATCTACTACGACGGCGATGGGGCTGCCGTGAGGCTAGCTTCTCAAAACGTTGCCGTTTTAAACATCACTAGTCAACCTGTTTCTAAAGATCACACTGCTTTCTCGTTGTTTTTCGTTGCTGAGGGAAATCGAAGTGACATCATTTCAGGGGAGTTTGTCGTCAAACTCGGGGCGAAGCATAAGCGTTACGTGAATTATGATAAAGCTGGACATTTTAATATACGTTGCAAAAATGTGGCTCGAGGCCGTGGGAGGATTATATGTGAATCCTCTTTTACACATTTTAAGTTGTTTTCTTTACTAGGAGAACAAAACCCGAATTACGGAATTAGATATATCGATTAG